A region of Rhizorhabdus wittichii RW1 DNA encodes the following proteins:
- a CDS encoding 2-hydroxy-3-oxopropionate reductase (PFAM: NADP oxidoreductase, coenzyme F420-dependent; 6-phosphogluconate dehydrogenase, NAD-binding) — MKQRMAFLGIGLMGRPMAARLLDSGHELALWNRSADKLAPLVAAGGRACAIPAEAVEGAAVVCLCLTDADAVEQVMFGEGGAARALAPGALVVDFSTIGPDATRGFAKRLAETGDAQWLDCPVSGGVAGAEAGTLAILAGGDAAAIDRVRPLLALLSARVTRMGGVGAGQAAKLCNQLIVATNMLAIAEAMHVGEALGIDLAQLPVAFQGGFADSRPLQLFGPRMAPPADPGPPVSELRTMYKDIRSIRAAAAAAEAGTPLLAGVEAMWTRLIDAGHGGEDVPGLMRLYRHPTDLGEQ, encoded by the coding sequence ATGAAGCAACGCATGGCCTTTCTCGGCATCGGGCTGATGGGGCGGCCGATGGCGGCGCGGCTGCTCGACAGCGGCCACGAGCTCGCCTTGTGGAACCGCTCGGCCGACAAGCTCGCGCCGCTGGTCGCGGCGGGCGGGCGGGCCTGCGCGATCCCGGCCGAGGCGGTGGAGGGCGCGGCTGTGGTCTGTCTCTGCCTGACCGACGCCGATGCGGTCGAGCAGGTGATGTTCGGCGAGGGCGGGGCGGCGCGGGCGCTCGCGCCCGGCGCGCTGGTCGTCGACTTCTCGACGATCGGGCCCGATGCGACGCGGGGCTTCGCGAAGCGTCTGGCCGAGACCGGCGACGCGCAATGGCTCGACTGTCCGGTGTCCGGCGGCGTGGCGGGGGCCGAGGCGGGGACGCTCGCGATCCTGGCGGGCGGCGACGCGGCGGCGATCGACCGGGTGCGGCCGCTGCTCGCCTTGCTCTCGGCGCGGGTCACGCGGATGGGCGGCGTCGGCGCGGGGCAGGCGGCGAAGCTGTGCAACCAGCTCATCGTCGCCACCAACATGCTGGCGATCGCCGAGGCGATGCACGTCGGCGAGGCGCTCGGCATCGATCTCGCCCAGCTTCCGGTCGCGTTCCAGGGCGGCTTCGCCGACTCGCGGCCGTTGCAGTTGTTCGGGCCGCGCATGGCGCCGCCGGCCGATCCGGGGCCGCCGGTCAGCGAGCTGCGCACCATGTACAAGGACATCCGCTCGATCCGCGCGGCCGCCGCCGCCGCAGAGGCGGGGACGCCGCTGCTGGCCGGCGTCGAGGCGATGTGGACCCGGCTGATCGACGCCGGCCATGGCGGCGAGGACGTGCCCGGCCTGATGCGCCTCTATCGACATCCGACCGATCTGGGAGAGCAATGA
- a CDS encoding dihydroxyacid dehydratase (TIGRFAM: dihydroxy-acid dehydratase~PFAM: dihydroxy-acid and 6-phosphogluconate dehydratase): MALKDGKGETLPSRTITDGLDRAPHRAFLRAMGHDDVAIGQPFAGIVSTGASVTPCSMSLAPQAEAAKAGLQAAGVTPFEFSTITVADSMSMNHAGMRFSLVSREIIADSIEAVTRAHGYDGLIGFAACDKTLPGTMMGMIRVNRPSVFVYGGAALPGRWQGRDIGIVDVYEGVGRVYAGEMDEAELTRLEKAGVPTVGSCAGQFTANTMAMVAETLGLALPRSAMMPAVASERRALAEESGRVLGRLIREGGPRPRDLVTRRSLENAAATVAATGGSTNAALHLPAIAHEAGISFTMEDIAAIFDRTPLLADLKPGGRFWARDLHEVGGVPTVLRAMLEAGVLHGDCPTITGRTIGEIAAAAPAPDGEVVRPADRPIAPTGGVIVLRGSLAPDGAMLKVAGLKRLSHEGPARVFDGEEAAVDAVRRQDYQPGDVIVIRGEGPKGGPGMREMLGVTALIYGQGMGEQVALLTDGRFSGATRGMCIGHVGPEASAGGPLALVRDGDRIRIDAGQRTLDLLVDAAELERRRAAWTAPEATVTSPTLRKYARLVGPAHLGAVTH, translated from the coding sequence ATGGCGTTGAAGGACGGGAAGGGCGAGACGCTTCCCTCGCGGACGATCACCGACGGGCTCGACCGCGCCCCGCACCGCGCCTTCCTGCGGGCGATGGGGCATGACGACGTGGCGATCGGCCAGCCCTTCGCGGGCATCGTCTCGACCGGGGCGTCGGTGACGCCCTGCTCGATGTCGCTGGCGCCTCAGGCCGAGGCGGCGAAGGCCGGGCTCCAGGCGGCGGGGGTGACGCCGTTCGAATTCTCGACGATCACCGTCGCCGACAGCATGTCGATGAACCATGCCGGGATGCGTTTCAGCCTGGTCTCGCGGGAGATCATCGCCGATTCGATCGAGGCGGTGACGCGGGCGCATGGCTATGACGGGCTGATCGGCTTCGCGGCCTGCGACAAGACGTTGCCGGGCACGATGATGGGGATGATCCGGGTCAACCGCCCGTCGGTGTTCGTCTATGGCGGCGCGGCGCTGCCCGGCCGCTGGCAGGGGCGCGACATCGGCATCGTCGACGTCTATGAGGGCGTCGGCCGGGTCTATGCCGGCGAGATGGACGAGGCCGAGCTGACGCGCCTCGAAAAGGCGGGGGTGCCGACCGTCGGCTCCTGCGCCGGGCAGTTCACCGCCAACACCATGGCGATGGTCGCCGAGACGCTGGGCCTGGCGCTGCCGCGCAGCGCGATGATGCCGGCGGTGGCGAGCGAGCGCCGCGCGCTGGCCGAGGAATCGGGCCGCGTGCTCGGCCGGCTGATCCGCGAGGGCGGCCCGCGCCCGCGCGACCTCGTCACCCGTCGCAGCCTCGAAAACGCCGCCGCCACCGTTGCCGCCACCGGCGGCTCGACCAACGCCGCGCTGCACCTGCCGGCGATCGCACATGAGGCAGGCATATCCTTCACCATGGAGGACATCGCCGCGATCTTCGACCGCACCCCGCTGCTCGCCGACCTCAAGCCCGGCGGCCGCTTCTGGGCGCGCGACCTGCACGAGGTCGGCGGCGTGCCGACCGTGCTGCGGGCGATGCTGGAGGCGGGCGTGCTGCACGGCGACTGCCCGACCATCACCGGCCGGACGATCGGCGAGATCGCCGCCGCCGCGCCCGCGCCGGACGGGGAGGTGGTGCGCCCCGCCGACCGGCCGATCGCGCCGACCGGCGGGGTGATCGTGCTGCGCGGCAGCCTCGCCCCCGACGGCGCGATGCTCAAGGTCGCCGGGCTCAAGCGCCTGTCGCACGAAGGGCCGGCGCGGGTGTTCGACGGCGAGGAGGCGGCGGTCGACGCGGTCCGCCGGCAGGATTACCAGCCGGGCGACGTCATCGTCATCCGTGGCGAGGGGCCGAAGGGCGGCCCCGGCATGCGTGAGATGCTGGGCGTCACCGCGCTGATCTACGGCCAGGGCATGGGCGAACAGGTCGCGCTGCTCACCGACGGCCGCTTCTCGGGCGCGACGCGCGGCATGTGCATCGGCCATGTCGGCCCGGAGGCCTCGGCCGGCGGCCCGCTCGCGCTGGTCCGGGACGGCGATCGCATCCGCATCGACGCGGGCCAGCGCACGCTCGACCTGCTCGTCGATGCCGCCGAGCTGGAGCGCCGCCGCGCGGCCTGGACCGCGCCGGAGGCTACCGTCACCTCGCCGACCTTGCGCAAATATGCGCGGCTCGTCGGGCCGGCGCATCTCGGCGCCGTCACCCACTGA
- a CDS encoding short chain enoyl-CoA hydratase / Enoyl-CoA hydratase (PFAM: Enoyl-CoA hydratase/isomerase), with amino-acid sequence MDDFLLVERDGAVVTATLNRPDERNAISEQAHIEAIERFCAAMTADRGIKAVVLTGAGTAFCAGGNVKSMRDRAGMFAGSPLDLRNQYRAGIQRIPMALYELEVPVIAAVNGPAIGAGLDLACMCDIRIAAEGAIFAESFVKLGIVPGDGGAWLLPRVIGMARASLMTLTGDAIDAARALDYGLVSEITPPDRLLARAREIAARVAANPGHATRLAKRLLREGQDMKLGPLLELSAAYQALAHHTADHEEAVAAFLEKRPPAFTDR; translated from the coding sequence TTGGACGATTTCCTTCTGGTCGAACGCGACGGCGCGGTGGTCACCGCCACGCTCAACCGTCCCGACGAGCGCAACGCCATCTCCGAACAGGCGCATATCGAGGCGATCGAGCGCTTCTGCGCGGCGATGACCGCCGATCGCGGCATCAAGGCGGTGGTGCTGACCGGCGCCGGCACCGCCTTCTGCGCGGGCGGCAACGTGAAGAGCATGCGCGATCGCGCGGGCATGTTCGCAGGCTCCCCGCTCGACCTGCGCAACCAGTATCGCGCCGGCATCCAGCGCATCCCGATGGCGCTCTACGAACTGGAGGTGCCGGTGATCGCGGCGGTCAACGGCCCGGCGATCGGCGCCGGCCTCGATCTCGCCTGCATGTGCGACATCCGCATCGCGGCGGAGGGGGCGATCTTCGCCGAGAGCTTCGTGAAGCTCGGCATCGTTCCGGGCGACGGCGGCGCCTGGCTGCTGCCGCGCGTGATCGGCATGGCGCGCGCCTCGCTGATGACGCTGACCGGCGACGCGATCGATGCTGCCCGCGCGCTCGACTACGGGCTGGTGAGCGAGATCACGCCGCCCGACCGGCTGCTGGCCCGCGCCCGCGAGATCGCCGCCCGCGTCGCCGCCAACCCCGGCCACGCGACCCGCCTCGCCAAGCGCCTGCTGCGCGAGGGACAGGACATGAAGCTCGGCCCGCTGCTCGAACTCTCGGCCGCCTATCAGGCGCTCGCCCACCACACGGCGGACCATGAGGAAGCCGTCGCCGCCTTCCTCGAAAAACGCCCGCCGGCCTTCACCGACCGTTAG
- a CDS encoding transcriptional regulator, LysR family (PFAM: regulatory protein, LysR; LysR, substrate-binding): MDLRQLLYFTTLADTLNFHRAAERLNISQPPLTVAIRKLEAELDAQLFVRGPRGVILTAAGEAALEPARAALARAQEVRTAVRQGRLGERGRLRIGFVGSAIYSLLPRLIPAYRRRYPLVELEIEDSTSVEIARRLRAGELDVGLVRLPLLDGHDLDVLPVETDELIAAVPATSVHAGAARLPLATLAAEPFILHTRISVLHMVALLACQEAGFLPRVAQEATQVHTILSLVQSGLGVALVPARTTRQVPDGVRLVRLAAPPRIASGIAVREQEAGPLAANFLALARTETDSE, from the coding sequence ATGGACCTGCGCCAGCTCCTCTATTTCACGACGCTCGCCGACACGCTCAACTTCCACCGCGCGGCGGAGCGGCTCAACATCTCGCAGCCGCCGCTCACCGTGGCGATCCGCAAGCTCGAGGCTGAGCTGGACGCGCAACTGTTCGTGCGCGGGCCGCGCGGCGTGATCCTGACCGCGGCGGGGGAGGCGGCGCTCGAACCCGCCCGCGCCGCGCTGGCGCGGGCGCAGGAGGTGCGGACCGCGGTCCGCCAGGGCCGGCTGGGCGAGCGTGGCCGGCTCCGCATCGGCTTCGTCGGCTCGGCGATCTATTCGCTGCTGCCGCGCCTGATCCCCGCCTATCGCCGCCGCTATCCGCTGGTCGAACTGGAGATCGAGGATTCGACGAGCGTCGAGATCGCCCGGCGGCTCCGCGCCGGCGAGCTCGACGTCGGCCTCGTCCGCCTGCCGCTGCTCGACGGCCATGACCTCGACGTCCTGCCGGTCGAGACCGACGAGCTGATCGCGGCGGTGCCGGCGACGAGCGTCCATGCCGGCGCGGCGCGCCTGCCGCTGGCCACGCTCGCGGCCGAGCCCTTCATCCTCCACACCCGGATCAGCGTGCTCCACATGGTCGCGCTGCTGGCCTGCCAGGAGGCCGGCTTCCTGCCGCGCGTCGCGCAGGAGGCGACGCAGGTCCACACCATATTGAGCCTGGTCCAGAGCGGGCTCGGCGTCGCGCTGGTGCCCGCGCGGACCACGCGACAGGTGCCCGACGGCGTGCGGCTGGTGCGGCTCGCCGCGCCGCCGCGCATCGCCTCGGGCATCGCCGTCCGGGAGCAGGAGGCCGGGCCGTTGGCGGCGAACTTCCTCGCGCTCGCCCGGACCGAAACCGATAGTGAATAG